In a single window of the Streptomyces sp. NBC_00094 genome:
- a CDS encoding heme A synthase translates to MGPVLTPLAYIAQRWTPSPRTLRRAALSAVVMSVFIIVTGGAVRLTGSGLGCDTWPKCTEDSLIVTPEQGYRGLIEFGNRMLTYVLSAAVGWAIIAARSTKPWRRNLTRWSWAQFWIVMSNAVIGGITVWMGLNPWTVAGHFLAANALLTVAVITWQRAGEGDTAPRPRVPRPVRKLSWAITITSGLLIALGTTVTGAGKHAGDSSEVPRMPWDWTNAAHVHAIAAWVVCALALAMWLVLRVVDAPDDTRARARDLLIVLLAQGGIGYVQYFTGVPEVLVAVHMLGSSLMWIAVLRLALSMRERPVPTAEIPAQADPELAAKV, encoded by the coding sequence ATGGGGCCCGTGCTGACCCCCCTCGCCTACATCGCCCAGCGCTGGACCCCGTCCCCCCGGACGCTCCGGCGCGCCGCGCTCTCCGCCGTCGTGATGAGCGTGTTCATCATCGTCACGGGCGGCGCGGTCCGGCTGACCGGTTCCGGTCTCGGCTGCGACACCTGGCCGAAGTGCACGGAAGACAGCCTCATCGTCACGCCCGAGCAGGGCTACCGCGGCCTGATCGAGTTCGGCAACCGGATGCTGACGTACGTCCTGTCGGCGGCCGTCGGCTGGGCGATCATCGCCGCCCGGTCCACCAAGCCGTGGCGCCGGAACCTCACCCGCTGGAGCTGGGCGCAGTTCTGGATCGTGATGAGCAACGCCGTCATCGGTGGCATCACGGTGTGGATGGGCCTCAACCCGTGGACGGTCGCCGGCCACTTCCTGGCCGCGAACGCGCTGCTCACGGTGGCCGTCATCACCTGGCAGCGGGCCGGCGAGGGCGACACCGCCCCCCGGCCGCGCGTGCCCCGACCGGTCCGCAAGCTGTCCTGGGCGATCACGATCACCTCGGGCCTGCTCATCGCCCTCGGCACCACGGTGACCGGCGCGGGCAAGCACGCCGGCGACAGCAGCGAGGTCCCGCGCATGCCGTGGGACTGGACGAACGCCGCCCATGTCCACGCCATCGCCGCCTGGGTCGTCTGCGCCCTGGCGCTCGCCATGTGGCTGGTGCTGCGCGTGGTGGACGCCCCGGACGACACCCGGGCCCGCGCCCGCGACCTGCTGATCGTGCTGCTGGCCCAGGGCGGGATCGGCTACGTGCAGTACTTCACCGGGGTCCCCGAGGTCCTGGTCGCCGTCCACATGCTCGGCTCCTCGCTGATGTGGATCGCGGTGCTGCGTCTGGCCCTGAGCATGCGCGAGCGCCCGGTGCCCACGGCGGAGATCCCGGCCCAGGCCGACCCGGAGCTCGCGGCGAAGGTCTGA
- a CDS encoding amidohydrolase, which yields MIDTPNLVDQYCHGVLRTELGLGTFETHLGAHLGDRHGGPPAMPAAGTTFFDTQTGFAVRRWCPPLLGLEPHCPPARYLARRRELGVAEAGRRLLRASGISTYLVDTGLPGDLTRPAEIAAAGAAEAHEIVRLEPLAEQVADTSGTVDAFLANLAEAVHGAAAHAVAFTSVEGVRRGLATAPEPPGPGEVRGAAGRWLAGRSAGGRLTDPVLLRHLLWIAVTAGRPLQLRTGERDPAVLAGFAAATAGLGADLVLLHAYPHHRAAAYLTGVHPHVYADLGPVLAHTGARAAAVLAEVLELAPFGKLLFSSGAHGLPELHVVAAGVFRSALTRVLGEWVVEGAWSHSDAQRVATMIAAGNARRVYRLG from the coding sequence ATGATCGACACGCCGAACCTGGTGGACCAGTACTGCCACGGAGTGCTCCGTACGGAACTCGGCCTCGGCACCTTCGAGACCCACCTCGGCGCGCACCTCGGCGACCGGCACGGCGGTCCCCCCGCGATGCCGGCCGCCGGCACGACCTTCTTCGACACGCAGACCGGCTTCGCGGTACGCCGCTGGTGTCCGCCGCTCCTCGGCCTCGAACCGCACTGCCCGCCGGCCCGCTACCTCGCCCGCCGCCGCGAACTCGGCGTCGCCGAGGCGGGCCGCCGGCTCCTGCGGGCCTCCGGGATCTCCACCTACCTGGTCGACACCGGGCTCCCCGGCGACCTGACCCGGCCCGCCGAGATCGCCGCCGCCGGCGCCGCCGAGGCCCACGAGATCGTCCGCCTCGAACCCCTCGCCGAACAGGTCGCCGACACCTCGGGGACCGTCGACGCGTTCCTCGCCAACCTCGCCGAGGCCGTCCACGGAGCCGCCGCGCACGCCGTGGCCTTCACCTCGGTGGAGGGCGTACGCCGAGGGCTCGCGACGGCGCCCGAACCCCCGGGACCCGGGGAGGTACGCGGAGCAGCGGGGCGCTGGCTCGCCGGACGCTCTGCGGGCGGGCGGCTCACCGACCCCGTCCTGCTGCGGCATCTCCTCTGGATCGCGGTCACCGCGGGGCGCCCGCTGCAGCTGCGCACGGGGGAGCGGGACCCGGCGGTCCTCGCCGGCTTCGCCGCCGCCACCGCGGGGCTGGGCGCCGACCTCGTCCTGCTGCACGCCTACCCGCACCACCGCGCCGCCGCGTACCTGACCGGCGTCCATCCGCACGTGTACGCGGACCTCGGGCCGGTCCTCGCCCACACCGGGGCCCGTGCGGCGGCCGTCCTCGCGGAGGTCCTGGAGCTGGCGCCCTTCGGCAAGCTGCTGTTCTCCAGCGGCGCGCACGGGCTGCCCGAGCTCCACGTGGTCGCCGCCGGCGTCTTCCGCTCGGCGCTCACCCGGGTGCTGGGGGAGTGGGTCGTGGAGGGCGCCTGGTCCCACTCGGACGCGCAGCGCGTCGCCACGATGATCGCGGCGGGGAACGCCCGGCGGGTCTACCGGCTCGGGTAG